In the genome of Streptomyces sp. V2I9, one region contains:
- the fxsB gene encoding radical SAM/SPASM protein FxsB, inactivated metallohydrolase extension form, giving the protein MTGPLVPFREFVLKVHSRCDLACDHCYVYEHADQSWLTRPKVISDEAISWTARRLAEHATTHALPSVTVILHGGEPLLAGPARLRRVCEELGSALNGIAELDLRIHTNGVQLSPRYLDLFDEFHVRVGISLDGDRAANDRHRRYADGRSSHPPVLRAIALLREERYRHLDLGLLCTVDVRNDPVAVHDALAELEPPLVDFLLPHATWDAPPPRPDGSPTAYADWLLRVFDRWSEQGRPMPVRMFSSVLSTLSGGPSLTESLGLAPTDLVVIETDGTLEQVDSLKSAYEGAAATGFDVFRNTLDEVAAHPGVRARQLGLAGVGDTCRRCPLVRSCGGGLYTHRYRSDDGTGGGFDNPSVYCADLTALIRGIEDRTATATESPAVRSSGELLAAHQDLTRTLLAVLHDTLDGRGGAVWDEAWRLAAEVEADGAGADALDAVLAHPYTRTWLIGALEDVGAGRGLPEAAAARLAATVAAAAVRAGLDLPVPVAYRDGSLHLPTLGTVLLGGLPERGAAVVHPADGGFLVRGERAAPGTEARRIARDEPESPHWLPARVLRRAPAPALLLDDLDPLRDCFDAPATGRLTAEEAEARAHRIGEAWALLADAVPDQAAEAARTLTTLTPLSAGEAGPGRHGPGALGIGPTEDPEKLALGLLSGARRAKLRALGEVTDLYALDGTWEHRTPWGSEHVTFSRLLAETFERAGLGLYEPRYLTGVPEALDMIENAAEVTVDGKQLIAAVRKEISGTRSTAAKNRDAEPPPSGRSPDIPVTDRKVMCE; this is encoded by the coding sequence ATGACAGGACCCCTGGTCCCCTTCCGCGAATTCGTTCTCAAGGTGCACAGCAGGTGTGATCTCGCCTGCGACCACTGTTATGTCTACGAACACGCAGATCAGAGCTGGCTGACCCGACCGAAAGTCATCTCCGACGAGGCGATTTCGTGGACCGCCCGGCGTCTGGCCGAGCATGCGACGACCCATGCGCTCCCCTCCGTCACAGTGATCCTGCACGGTGGGGAACCGCTCCTGGCGGGGCCCGCGCGACTGCGACGGGTCTGCGAGGAGCTCGGCTCGGCCCTGAACGGCATCGCTGAGCTGGACCTCAGGATCCACACCAACGGCGTCCAGCTCAGCCCCCGCTACCTCGACCTCTTCGACGAGTTCCACGTCCGGGTCGGGATCTCCCTCGACGGGGACCGCGCCGCCAACGACCGCCACCGCCGGTACGCCGACGGACGCAGCAGCCACCCGCCGGTCCTGCGCGCGATCGCCCTGCTGCGCGAGGAGCGCTACCGCCACCTCGACCTCGGCCTGCTGTGCACGGTCGACGTCCGCAACGACCCGGTGGCCGTGCACGACGCCCTCGCCGAACTCGAACCCCCGCTCGTCGACTTCCTGCTGCCGCACGCCACCTGGGACGCCCCGCCGCCCCGCCCGGACGGCTCGCCCACCGCGTACGCGGACTGGCTGCTGAGGGTCTTCGACCGCTGGAGCGAACAGGGCCGCCCCATGCCCGTGCGGATGTTCTCCTCGGTGCTCTCCACCCTGAGCGGCGGCCCCAGCCTCACCGAGTCCCTGGGACTGGCCCCCACCGACCTCGTCGTCATCGAGACCGACGGGACGCTGGAGCAGGTCGACTCGCTCAAGAGCGCCTACGAGGGCGCCGCCGCCACCGGGTTCGACGTCTTCCGCAACACCCTGGACGAGGTCGCCGCCCACCCGGGCGTCCGGGCGCGCCAGCTCGGCCTGGCCGGAGTCGGCGACACCTGCCGCCGCTGCCCGCTCGTACGCTCGTGCGGCGGTGGGCTCTACACCCACCGGTACCGCTCCGACGACGGCACCGGCGGGGGCTTCGACAACCCCTCGGTCTACTGCGCCGACCTGACCGCCCTGATCCGCGGCATCGAGGACCGGACGGCCACCGCCACCGAGTCGCCCGCCGTCCGGTCGTCCGGCGAACTGCTCGCCGCCCACCAGGACCTGACCCGCACCCTGCTCGCCGTTCTCCACGACACCCTCGACGGGCGGGGCGGGGCGGTCTGGGACGAGGCGTGGCGGCTCGCGGCCGAGGTCGAGGCGGACGGCGCCGGAGCCGACGCGCTCGACGCGGTCCTCGCCCACCCCTACACCCGCACCTGGCTGATCGGGGCGCTGGAGGACGTCGGCGCCGGACGCGGTCTGCCGGAGGCCGCCGCCGCACGGCTCGCCGCGACCGTGGCCGCCGCCGCCGTCCGCGCCGGCCTCGACCTGCCGGTGCCCGTGGCGTACCGCGACGGAAGCCTTCACCTGCCGACCCTCGGCACCGTGCTCCTCGGCGGCCTCCCGGAGCGGGGCGCGGCGGTCGTGCACCCCGCGGACGGCGGATTCCTCGTCCGGGGGGAACGGGCCGCACCCGGCACGGAGGCGCGGCGCATCGCCCGCGACGAGCCCGAGAGCCCGCACTGGCTGCCCGCCCGCGTCCTGCGCCGGGCACCGGCCCCCGCCCTCCTGCTGGATGATCTCGACCCCCTCCGCGACTGCTTCGACGCCCCCGCGACCGGCCGCCTCACCGCTGAGGAGGCCGAGGCGCGAGCCCACCGGATCGGCGAAGCCTGGGCGCTGCTCGCCGACGCCGTACCCGACCAGGCGGCCGAGGCGGCCCGTACGCTCACCACGCTCACCCCGCTGTCCGCGGGCGAGGCCGGGCCGGGGCGGCACGGGCCCGGCGCGCTCGGCATCGGGCCCACGGAGGACCCGGAAAAGCTGGCACTCGGCCTGCTGAGCGGCGCGCGCCGGGCGAAACTGCGGGCGCTCGGTGAAGTGACGGATCTTTACGCCCTGGACGGTACCTGGGAACATCGGACGCCCTGGGGGAGCGAACACGTGACGTTCTCCCGACTGCTGGCCGAGACATTCGAACGGGCGGGGCTCGGACTGTACGAGCCGCGCTACCTCACGGGTGTTCCGGAAGCGCTCGACATGATCGAGAACGCGGCGGAGGTGACGGTCGACGGCAAACAGCTGATCGCCGCTGTCCGCAAGGAGATCAGCGGAACACGGAGCACCGCCGCGAAGAACCGCGACGCAGAACCCCCGCCCTCCGGCCGTTCGCCGGACATTCCGGTGACTGACCGGAAAGTGATGTGCGAATGA
- the fsxC gene encoding FxsC protein, producing MRVLTQDGGRVHASTQQRAVGHRPYFFLSYAHTPGYGSGTDPDMWVERLFQDLCGHVMAMTDLPAGARAGFMDREIRSGEGWSERLGDVLATCRVFVPLFSPRYFASEMCGKEWYAFEQRAIHHRARSNEPAEAIVPALWVPVPPSQLPGPAERLQFNHRDFGERYVSDGLYGLIKLRLFAEEYERAVYELAKRIVSVADTVRIDTGRPVDYRLAPSAFGSPGSEVGAPRPMRITIAAPTRHDLPEGRSGDHYGDQPQEWNPYYPASARPLAYVTGELVRSLNYQAVITSFDEDRHDAKTPPSTPEILIVDRWALRDEDHCRRLAAFDAENRPWVTLIVPWSRDDHQSRAAEAELAQRLEATMPVKMGQGRALCRAAAKGVPTMEAYGQLLPQVVEVAAQQYLRYAKAYPPGSGGGSGERTRLTGPMGATSYIPDPHDPATEAEDL from the coding sequence ATGCGGGTGCTCACACAGGACGGGGGTCGTGTGCACGCATCGACGCAACAGCGAGCGGTGGGCCATCGGCCGTATTTCTTTCTGAGTTACGCCCACACGCCGGGTTACGGTTCCGGCACGGACCCCGATATGTGGGTCGAACGGCTTTTCCAGGACCTCTGCGGTCATGTGATGGCCATGACCGACTTACCCGCCGGAGCGCGCGCCGGGTTCATGGACCGGGAGATACGTTCCGGCGAGGGCTGGTCCGAACGGCTCGGTGACGTCCTCGCCACCTGCCGGGTCTTCGTCCCCCTGTTCTCGCCGCGCTACTTCGCCAGCGAGATGTGCGGCAAGGAGTGGTACGCCTTCGAGCAGCGGGCCATCCACCACCGGGCCCGCTCCAACGAACCGGCCGAGGCCATCGTCCCGGCACTCTGGGTGCCGGTGCCCCCGAGCCAGCTCCCCGGCCCCGCCGAACGGCTGCAGTTCAACCACCGCGACTTCGGGGAACGCTACGTCAGCGACGGCCTCTACGGTCTGATCAAGCTCCGGCTCTTCGCCGAGGAGTACGAGCGGGCCGTCTACGAACTGGCCAAGCGCATCGTGAGCGTCGCCGACACGGTCCGCATCGACACCGGCCGGCCCGTCGACTACCGCCTGGCCCCCAGCGCCTTCGGTTCCCCCGGCAGCGAGGTCGGCGCCCCCCGGCCGATGCGGATCACCATCGCCGCGCCCACCCGCCACGATCTGCCCGAAGGCCGCAGCGGCGACCACTACGGAGACCAACCCCAGGAGTGGAACCCCTACTACCCGGCCTCCGCCCGCCCGCTGGCCTACGTCACCGGGGAACTCGTCCGCTCGCTCAACTACCAGGCCGTGATCACCTCGTTCGACGAGGACCGGCACGACGCCAAGACCCCTCCCAGCACACCGGAGATCCTCATCGTCGACCGCTGGGCCCTGCGGGACGAGGACCACTGCCGCAGGCTCGCCGCCTTCGACGCCGAGAACCGCCCCTGGGTGACCCTGATCGTGCCGTGGAGCCGCGACGACCACCAGAGCAGGGCGGCCGAGGCGGAACTGGCCCAGCGGCTGGAAGCCACCATGCCGGTCAAGATGGGCCAGGGCCGGGCCCTGTGCCGCGCCGCGGCGAAAGGAGTGCCCACGATGGAGGCGTACGGCCAACTCCTGCCCCAGGTGGTCGAGGTGGCCGCCCAGCAGTACCTCAGGTACGCGAAGGCCTACCCGCCCGGCTCCGGCGGCGGCTCCGGCGAGCGGACCCGGCTCACCGGTCCCATGGGCGCCACGAGCTACATACCCGACCCGCACGACCCTGCGACGGAAGCGGAGGACCTATGA
- a CDS encoding FXSXX-COOH protein, with protein MKTYGTTPAFAPAKTRATLAATDVHSAETARKINRAIGATTARSTRISTFSSAL; from the coding sequence GTGAAGACCTACGGAACCACCCCTGCCTTCGCCCCGGCGAAGACCCGCGCGACCCTCGCGGCGACCGACGTCCACAGCGCCGAGACGGCCAGGAAGATCAACCGCGCGATCGGCGCGACTACGGCCCGGTCCACCCGGATCTCCACCTTCAGTTCTGCTCTCTGA